One window from the genome of Thermus hydrothermalis encodes:
- a CDS encoding MBL fold metallo-hydrolase has protein sequence MVFRQIYEEGLAQMSYLIGCAATGEALVVDPKRDVDTYLELAQSLGLRITAIAETHIHADYLSGARELAKATGATLYLSDEGDENWKYRGLEGFAHVLLKDGDTFKVGNIRVQAVHTPGHTPEHLSFLVADGAVTDEPLLFLTGDFVFVGDVGRPDLLEEAAGFKGTAEPGARRMYQSLKEKFLTLPDHVQVWPGHGAGSACGKALGALPATTVGYERRHAWWAEYLERGDEEGFVRALLQGQPEAPTYFKEMKRLNRDGMPILGGVPHPGRLTQAQFLRWLGEGAILVDTRDKFAFAGGHLKGAINIPAGKNFATWAGWLLPYDRPLILLAHPSEVEALTRALIRIGLDEVVGYIPALQGYAEGELETVPQVTAKEAKALWERGEAVVLDVRGRDEYLAGHIPGALNIHAGRILAHLDKLPKDKPLIVHCVGGDRSSTAISALLAHGFQNALNLTGGIRAWQEAGFPVVKGEELVPA, from the coding sequence ATGGTCTTCCGGCAAATCTACGAGGAAGGTTTGGCCCAGATGAGCTACCTCATCGGGTGTGCCGCCACCGGGGAAGCCCTGGTGGTGGACCCCAAGCGGGACGTGGACACCTATCTGGAGCTTGCCCAGAGCCTGGGCCTGCGCATCACCGCCATCGCCGAAACCCACATCCACGCCGACTACCTCTCCGGGGCCCGGGAGCTCGCCAAGGCCACCGGGGCCACCTTGTACCTCTCCGATGAGGGGGACGAGAACTGGAAGTACCGGGGCCTGGAGGGCTTCGCCCATGTCCTCCTCAAGGACGGGGACACGTTCAAGGTGGGCAACATCCGGGTCCAGGCGGTGCATACCCCCGGCCACACCCCCGAGCACCTCTCCTTCCTGGTGGCGGACGGGGCGGTGACGGACGAGCCCCTCCTCTTCCTCACCGGGGACTTCGTCTTCGTGGGGGATGTGGGCCGGCCCGACCTCTTGGAGGAAGCGGCCGGGTTCAAGGGCACGGCGGAACCCGGGGCCCGGCGCATGTACCAAAGCCTTAAGGAGAAGTTTCTCACCCTCCCCGACCACGTGCAGGTCTGGCCCGGCCACGGGGCAGGGTCGGCGTGCGGCAAGGCCTTAGGGGCCCTCCCCGCCACCACCGTGGGCTACGAGCGCCGCCACGCCTGGTGGGCGGAGTACCTGGAACGAGGCGATGAGGAGGGCTTCGTAAGGGCCCTCCTCCAGGGGCAACCGGAGGCCCCCACCTACTTCAAGGAGATGAAGCGGCTGAACCGGGATGGGATGCCCATCCTGGGCGGCGTGCCCCACCCGGGCCGCCTCACCCAGGCCCAGTTCCTCCGCTGGCTTGGGGAAGGGGCCATCCTGGTGGACACCCGGGACAAGTTCGCCTTCGCCGGGGGGCACCTCAAAGGGGCCATTAACATCCCCGCCGGGAAGAACTTCGCCACCTGGGCGGGCTGGCTTCTCCCTTACGACCGGCCCCTCATCCTCCTCGCCCACCCCTCCGAGGTGGAGGCCCTCACCCGGGCCCTCATCCGCATCGGGCTGGACGAGGTGGTGGGGTATATCCCGGCCCTCCAGGGCTACGCCGAGGGCGAGCTGGAAACCGTGCCCCAGGTGACCGCCAAGGAGGCCAAGGCCCTTTGGGAGCGGGGGGAGGCGGTGGTCTTGGACGTGCGGGGACGGGACGAGTACCTGGCGGGGCACATCCCGGGGGCCCTTAACATCCATGCGGGCCGCATCCTGGCCCACCTGGACAAGCTTCCCAAGGACAAGCCCCTCATCGTCCACTGCGTGGGCGGGGACCGCTCTAGCACCGCCATCTCCGCCCTCCTCGCCCACGGCTTCCAAAACGCCCTGAACCTCACCGGGGGGATTAGGGCCTGGCAGGAGGCGGGCTTCCCCGTGG
- the pdo gene encoding protein disulfide oxidoreductase, with amino-acid sequence MPLLGPKEQEIVRERLSNLTRDVEMVLFTDSSTLIAPGKEPCLYCKETKQLLEELSALSDKLHLVVYDLATPEGREKAEAYKVEAAPTLILREKGSEAINLRYRGIPAGYEFASLLEDLEMLGRDGHGLPENVVQELNNLPEEVKLQVFVTPTCPYCPQAVRTAHRMAYASPKVWGEMIEANEFPELSGRYHIHGVPDTIINEGKERVLGAQPLSQFLQAIRKAVGVQA; translated from the coding sequence ATGCCATTGCTGGGACCAAAGGAACAAGAGATCGTGCGCGAGCGGCTTTCCAACCTTACCCGGGACGTGGAGATGGTGCTTTTCACCGACTCCTCTACCCTCATCGCCCCGGGCAAGGAGCCCTGCCTCTACTGCAAGGAAACCAAGCAGCTTCTGGAGGAGCTTTCCGCTCTTTCCGACAAGCTCCACCTGGTGGTCTACGACCTCGCCACCCCCGAGGGGCGGGAGAAGGCCGAGGCGTACAAGGTGGAGGCGGCCCCCACTTTGATCCTCCGGGAAAAGGGCTCGGAGGCCATCAACCTGCGCTACCGGGGTATCCCGGCGGGCTACGAGTTCGCAAGCCTCCTCGAGGACCTGGAGATGCTGGGGCGCGACGGGCACGGCCTTCCGGAGAACGTGGTCCAGGAGCTGAATAACCTTCCCGAGGAGGTGAAGCTCCAGGTCTTCGTCACCCCCACCTGCCCCTACTGCCCGCAGGCGGTGCGCACCGCCCACCGCATGGCCTACGCCTCCCCCAAGGTCTGGGGCGAGATGATTGAGGCCAACGAGTTCCCCGAGCTCTCGGGCCGCTACCACATCCACGGGGTGCCCGACACCATCATCAACGAGGGCAAGGAGCGGGTGCTCGGGGCCCAGCCCCTTTCCCAGTTCCTCCAGGCCATCCGCAAGGCCGTGGGGGTCCAGGCCTAA
- a CDS encoding rhodanese-like domain-containing protein yields the protein MTRRALLALLPLLLFACGPKGSYQNVGPEELYRALGSGAYVVDVRTPQEFAQGHVPGAINLPVEEVVRWADTLPKDKPVYLYCRSGNRSRQAAAYLKGKGYTNLYNVEGGVLAIERAGYPLVR from the coding sequence ATGACCCGCCGCGCCCTTCTTGCCCTTCTTCCCCTTCTCCTCTTCGCCTGCGGGCCCAAGGGGAGCTACCAGAACGTGGGCCCGGAGGAGCTTTACCGGGCCTTGGGCTCGGGGGCCTATGTGGTGGACGTGCGCACGCCCCAGGAGTTCGCCCAGGGGCACGTGCCCGGGGCCATCAACCTCCCCGTGGAGGAGGTGGTCCGCTGGGCGGACACCCTTCCCAAGGACAAGCCCGTCTACCTCTACTGCCGTAGCGGCAACCGGAGCCGCCAGGCGGCGGCGTACCTGAAGGGGAAGGGCTACACCAACCTCTACAACGTGGAGGGGGGCGTGTTGGCCATAGAGCGCGCCGGCTACCCCCTGGTCCGCTGA
- a CDS encoding TlpA disulfide reductase family protein, translated as MDALQLGPFAIPWARVQVALALLAGVVAAEVLARGVDKRLAPWAYNAILVGLLGARLGFVLENVSVYARDPLSVLYVWQGGFDPLWGILGSGGYTLMVLPKHLWRYALVPALAAGLVVGLFLTRGGTRQEATLPSLPLTTLGGTPVNLQDFRGKPLVLNAWATWCPPCRRELPMMMRLAQENPEVRFAFVSQGEGPAVVRSFLEEEGLTADWVLLDPETRLSQALGVQGLPTTFFFDREGRLVARHLGELSEAVLLGYLRVLR; from the coding sequence ATGGACGCCCTGCAGCTTGGCCCTTTCGCCATCCCCTGGGCCCGGGTCCAGGTGGCCCTGGCCCTCTTGGCGGGGGTGGTGGCGGCGGAGGTCCTGGCCCGCGGGGTGGACAAGCGGCTTGCCCCTTGGGCGTACAACGCCATCCTGGTAGGGCTTTTGGGGGCGCGGCTTGGGTTTGTCCTGGAGAACGTTTCGGTTTACGCCCGCGACCCCCTTTCCGTCCTCTACGTCTGGCAAGGGGGGTTTGACCCCCTTTGGGGTATCCTGGGTTCGGGAGGGTACACGCTCATGGTCTTGCCCAAGCACCTTTGGCGCTACGCCCTCGTGCCCGCCTTGGCGGCAGGCCTCGTGGTGGGCCTTTTCCTCACCCGGGGAGGGACAAGGCAGGAGGCCACGCTCCCTTCCCTTCCCCTCACCACCTTGGGGGGCACCCCGGTGAACCTCCAGGACTTTCGGGGAAAACCCCTGGTCCTGAACGCCTGGGCCACCTGGTGCCCCCCTTGCCGCCGCGAGCTTCCCATGATGATGCGCCTGGCCCAGGAAAACCCGGAGGTGCGCTTCGCCTTCGTGAGCCAAGGGGAGGGCCCGGCGGTGGTGCGCTCGTTTTTGGAGGAAGAGGGCCTGACGGCGGACTGGGTCTTGCTGGACCCGGAAACCCGGCTCTCCCAGGCCCTGGGGGTGCAGGGCCTACCCACCACCTTCTTCTTTGACCGGGAGGGGCGGCTCGTGGCCCGGCACCTGGGGGAGCTTTCCGAGGCGGTGCTTTTGGGTTACCTGCGGGTCCTGCGCTAG
- a CDS encoding SpoVR family protein, producing the protein MEKELRYWAERLRERAEALGLSFPPVLFEEVTPEEMAMLAAYGGFPRRYPHWRWGSEYLRYRETYRYGLGRIYELVVNTHPVQAYLLKGNTLLAQKLVMAHVYAHADFFHHNLAFKPIPKDMLDEMAHHAAYVERAMERHGARAVEEFLDLALSLENLIDPHTPYIQRPEGTEEEKPQERLRVRPYLDPFVNPPPGFPKEAEEGANPKPLPSRPTRDILGFLAQHAPLAPWQKSILEIIREESLYYAPQAATKILNEGWATYWHTQILLPLLTPEEALEFAELQAGLLAPHGLNPYRLGYHLLQEVEERWDKGRFGPEYEALPLGEKLRYERPTGEGRKKLFQVRTIYTDLPFLEEFLTPEFALRQGLLEPQDLEGFLQAKKALLFRLTNAGYPIVELWDANYQNRGELLLVHAYEGVELDLKKTQAVLENLHRLWGRPVHLKTVVGGKERLLSAGA; encoded by the coding sequence GTGGAGAAGGAGCTTCGCTACTGGGCCGAGCGCCTCCGGGAAAGGGCGGAAGCCCTAGGGCTTTCCTTCCCTCCTGTCCTCTTTGAGGAGGTCACCCCCGAGGAGATGGCCATGCTGGCCGCCTACGGGGGCTTTCCCCGCCGCTACCCTCACTGGCGGTGGGGGAGCGAGTACCTCCGCTACCGGGAAACCTACCGCTACGGCCTTGGGCGGATTTACGAGCTCGTGGTGAACACCCATCCCGTGCAGGCCTACCTCCTGAAGGGAAACACCCTCCTCGCCCAGAAGCTGGTCATGGCCCACGTCTACGCCCACGCCGACTTCTTCCACCACAACCTGGCCTTCAAGCCCATCCCCAAGGACATGCTGGACGAGATGGCCCACCACGCCGCCTACGTGGAAAGGGCCATGGAACGGCACGGGGCCAGGGCGGTGGAGGAGTTCTTGGACCTGGCCCTCTCCCTGGAGAACCTGATAGACCCCCACACCCCCTACATCCAAAGGCCGGAAGGGACCGAGGAGGAAAAGCCCCAAGAGCGGCTTAGGGTGCGCCCCTACCTGGACCCTTTCGTCAACCCGCCCCCCGGGTTCCCCAAGGAGGCGGAGGAAGGCGCGAACCCCAAGCCCCTCCCCTCAAGGCCCACCCGGGACATCCTGGGCTTCCTGGCCCAGCACGCCCCCCTGGCCCCGTGGCAGAAGAGCATCCTGGAAATCATCCGGGAAGAAAGCCTCTACTACGCCCCCCAGGCCGCCACGAAAATCCTCAACGAGGGCTGGGCCACCTACTGGCACACCCAGATCCTCCTCCCCCTCCTCACCCCCGAGGAGGCCTTGGAGTTCGCTGAGCTTCAGGCGGGCCTCCTCGCCCCCCACGGGCTCAACCCCTACCGCCTGGGCTACCACCTCCTCCAGGAGGTGGAGGAGCGCTGGGACAAGGGGCGGTTTGGCCCGGAGTACGAGGCCCTGCCCCTAGGGGAAAAGCTCCGCTACGAGAGGCCCACCGGGGAAGGGAGAAAGAAGCTCTTCCAGGTGCGCACCATCTACACCGACCTCCCCTTCCTGGAAGAGTTCCTCACCCCCGAGTTCGCCCTGCGCCAGGGCCTTTTGGAACCCCAGGACCTGGAAGGGTTCCTCCAGGCCAAAAAGGCCCTCCTCTTCCGCCTCACCAACGCCGGCTACCCCATCGTGGAGCTATGGGACGCCAACTACCAGAACCGGGGCGAGCTCCTTTTGGTCCACGCCTACGAAGGGGTGGAGCTGGACCTGAAAAAGACGCAGGCGGTGCTAGAGAACCTGCACCGCCTCTGGGGCCGGCCCGTGCACCTCAAGACCGTGGTGGGGGGAAAGGAACGGCTCCTCTCCGCCGGGGCCTAG
- a CDS encoding DUF444 family protein, with the protein MTPGEGFLPIARDLERFKEIVRGEVKKRAREFLTREELFGQVEGRLVSIPLPQLELPKIVHGEPVGEGLGLGGPGEEALGPGGHIPVAELELEEFLDLMGEALRLPRLLPKGEGEVTEEAFRYTTIARKGPRGLRHVRRTLKESLRRALLTGEYRPENPLLVPEKEDLRYKAPKNQPKPHAQAVVLFALDVSGSMREEELRLVKTLSFWITLWIKRHFPRLERRYLLHDAEAWEVSEEEFFRAREGGGTRLSSALLLAEEILKAYPPAFYNRYLYHFSDGENWQGDTPIALEALKRLLPSLALYGYAQVEGPYGQGRFLEEVREALAGQEGLATAEVRGREDLPQALRRLLGG; encoded by the coding sequence ATGACCCCTGGGGAAGGCTTCCTGCCCATCGCCCGCGACCTGGAGCGCTTCAAGGAGATCGTCCGGGGCGAGGTGAAGAAGCGGGCCCGGGAGTTCCTGACCCGGGAGGAGCTCTTCGGCCAGGTGGAGGGGCGGCTCGTCTCCATCCCTCTGCCCCAGCTGGAGTTGCCCAAGATCGTCCACGGCGAGCCCGTAGGGGAAGGCCTGGGCCTTGGGGGCCCGGGGGAGGAGGCGTTGGGGCCCGGGGGGCACATCCCCGTGGCCGAGCTGGAGCTGGAGGAGTTTTTGGACCTCATGGGGGAGGCCCTGCGCCTGCCCCGCCTCCTGCCCAAGGGAGAGGGGGAGGTCACGGAGGAGGCCTTCCGCTACACCACCATCGCCCGTAAGGGCCCACGGGGGCTTCGCCACGTGCGCCGCACCCTGAAGGAAAGCCTCCGGCGGGCCCTCCTCACCGGGGAGTACCGCCCGGAAAACCCCCTTCTGGTGCCCGAGAAGGAGGACCTCCGCTACAAGGCCCCCAAGAACCAACCCAAGCCCCACGCCCAGGCGGTGGTCCTCTTCGCCTTGGACGTCTCGGGGAGCATGCGGGAGGAGGAGTTAAGGCTGGTGAAGACCCTCTCCTTCTGGATCACCCTCTGGATCAAGCGCCACTTCCCCCGCCTGGAAAGGCGCTACCTCCTCCACGATGCCGAGGCGTGGGAGGTTTCCGAGGAGGAGTTCTTCCGCGCCCGGGAGGGCGGGGGCACGCGGCTTTCCAGCGCCCTCCTCCTGGCGGAGGAGATCCTCAAGGCCTACCCCCCGGCCTTCTACAACCGCTACCTCTACCACTTCTCCGACGGGGAGAACTGGCAGGGGGATACCCCCATCGCCCTCGAGGCCCTAAAGCGCCTCCTCCCCTCCCTCGCCCTCTACGGCTACGCCCAGGTGGAGGGCCCCTACGGCCAGGGCCGCTTCCTCGAGGAGGTGCGGGAGGCCTTGGCGGGCCAGGAAGGCCTCGCCACCGCCGAGGTGCGGGGCCGGGAAGACCTCCCCCAAGCCCTCAGGCGCCTATTGGGAGGGTAG
- a CDS encoding PrkA family serine protein kinase, which translates to MNELERIRRRQDLEAYRALSWEGSFADYLRLLKEDPRPLRTSFQRVHDMILAHGVEEYTLFREKLLHYRFFDDPFEGGKDAIFGLDKPLMRLVATLKAAAHRLGPERRILLLHGPVGSAKSTIARLLKKGLEAYSRTEEGRLFTFYWKTPEGPLPCPMHEEPLHLLPADIRQEFLEELRALHPEYPYPLEVEGDLCPVCRFQMREALARYQGDLAAVLEREVVVKRLVLSEKDRVGIGTFQPKDEKNQDATELTGDINYRKVAIYGSDSDPRAFNFDGELNIANRGLVEFIEILKLDVAFLYDLLTASQEHKIKSKKFAQTDIDEIILGHTNEPEYRKLQANEYMEALRDRTIKIDIPYILRVSDEVKIYQRDFAKVRGKHIAPHTLEMAATWAVLTRLEPPRRAGLTLMQKLKLYDGKLLPGWTEEAVRELMQEAKREGLEGISPRYIQDKISNVLVTSEEPCINPFMVMNELEEGLKHHSLISDEKTKERYKALLQEVKAEYAEIVKNEVQRAIAADEEALNRLFHNYIDHVKAYVLGEKVKNPYTGAPEPPNERLMRSVEERIEIPESRKDDFRREIMNYIGALALEGRQFTYKDNDRLRRALELKLFEDQKDTIRLSALVSGVVDPETQAKIDVVKARLIRDHGYCEHCAAGVLEFAASLFARSER; encoded by the coding sequence ATGAACGAGCTGGAGCGCATCCGCCGCCGCCAGGACCTCGAGGCCTACCGGGCCCTAAGCTGGGAAGGCTCCTTCGCCGACTACCTGCGCCTCCTCAAGGAGGACCCGAGGCCTCTAAGGACCAGCTTCCAGCGGGTCCACGACATGATCCTGGCCCACGGGGTGGAGGAGTACACCCTCTTCCGGGAAAAGCTTCTCCACTACCGCTTCTTTGATGACCCCTTTGAAGGGGGCAAGGACGCCATCTTCGGCCTGGACAAGCCCCTCATGCGCCTGGTGGCCACCCTGAAGGCAGCGGCCCACCGCCTGGGCCCCGAGCGCCGCATCCTCCTCCTCCACGGCCCCGTGGGCTCGGCCAAAAGCACCATCGCCCGCCTTCTCAAGAAGGGCCTGGAGGCCTACAGCCGCACGGAGGAGGGCAGGCTTTTCACCTTCTACTGGAAGACCCCCGAAGGCCCCCTCCCCTGCCCCATGCACGAGGAGCCCCTCCACCTCCTGCCCGCGGACATCCGGCAGGAGTTCTTGGAGGAGCTCAGGGCGCTTCACCCCGAGTACCCATACCCCCTCGAGGTGGAGGGCGACCTCTGCCCGGTGTGCCGCTTCCAGATGCGGGAAGCCCTGGCCCGCTACCAAGGGGACCTGGCCGCCGTTTTGGAGCGCGAGGTGGTGGTGAAGCGGCTCGTCCTCTCGGAGAAGGACCGCGTGGGCATCGGCACCTTCCAGCCCAAGGACGAGAAGAACCAGGACGCCACGGAGCTCACCGGGGACATCAACTACCGCAAGGTGGCCATCTACGGCTCGGACTCCGACCCCCGGGCCTTCAACTTTGACGGGGAGCTCAACATCGCCAACCGGGGCCTGGTGGAGTTCATTGAGATCCTGAAGCTGGACGTGGCTTTCCTCTACGACCTCCTCACCGCTAGCCAAGAGCACAAGATCAAGTCCAAGAAGTTCGCGCAGACGGACATAGACGAGATTATCCTTGGGCACACAAACGAGCCTGAATATAGGAAACTTCAGGCCAACGAGTACATGGAAGCCCTGCGGGACCGGACCATCAAGATTGACATCCCCTACATCCTGCGGGTTTCCGACGAGGTGAAGATCTACCAGCGGGACTTCGCCAAGGTAAGGGGCAAGCACATCGCCCCCCACACCCTGGAGATGGCCGCCACCTGGGCCGTCCTGACCCGGCTGGAACCCCCGCGGCGGGCCGGGCTCACCCTGATGCAGAAACTTAAGCTCTACGACGGCAAGCTCCTTCCCGGCTGGACGGAGGAGGCGGTGCGGGAACTGATGCAGGAGGCTAAGCGGGAAGGCCTGGAAGGGATTAGCCCCCGCTACATCCAGGACAAGATCTCCAACGTCCTCGTCACCAGCGAGGAACCCTGCATCAACCCCTTCATGGTCATGAACGAGCTAGAGGAGGGGCTCAAGCACCACTCCCTGATCTCCGACGAGAAGACCAAGGAACGCTACAAGGCCCTCCTGCAGGAGGTCAAGGCGGAGTACGCCGAGATTGTGAAAAACGAGGTGCAACGGGCCATCGCCGCCGACGAGGAGGCCCTAAACCGCCTCTTCCACAACTACATTGACCACGTGAAGGCCTACGTGCTGGGGGAAAAGGTGAAAAACCCCTACACCGGGGCCCCCGAGCCCCCCAACGAAAGGCTCATGCGCTCGGTGGAGGAAAGGATTGAAATCCCCGAGTCCCGCAAGGACGATTTCCGCCGGGAGATCATGAACTACATCGGGGCCCTGGCCCTGGAAGGGCGGCAGTTCACCTACAAGGACAACGACCGCCTCCGCCGCGCCTTGGAGCTCAAGCTCTTTGAGGACCAGAAGGACACCATCCGGCTCTCCGCCCTGGTTTCCGGGGTGGTGGACCCGGAGACCCAGGCCAAGATTGACGTGGTAAAGGCCAGGCTCATCCGCGACCACGGCTACTGCGAGCACTGCGCCGCAGGCGTCCTCGAGTTCGCCGCCTCCCTCTTCGCCCGGAGCGAACGATGA
- a CDS encoding CPBP family intramembrane glutamic endopeptidase, with amino-acid sequence MRNLGLLFALQGGLLLLGTSGMLLLGLPLNTPQPEQGIWVAVALLLSLWYLEILFQKGFPASFLEVERLHRELGAALRQAGLGPPALLLLAFLSGTAEEIFFRGLLQSLLISWLGPGGLFLQAFLFALLHPAPKRAFAYPLYTGAAGLLFGLSYLLTGSLLPGILAHFLHNARGFYQLWREA; translated from the coding sequence ATGCGAAACCTCGGGCTACTGTTTGCCCTACAAGGTGGGCTTCTTCTCCTCGGAACTTCAGGCATGCTTTTACTGGGACTTCCCTTGAATACACCCCAACCGGAACAGGGCATATGGGTAGCCGTGGCTTTGCTACTTTCGCTATGGTATTTGGAAATACTTTTCCAAAAGGGCTTCCCCGCCTCCTTTTTGGAGGTAGAAAGACTCCACCGCGAACTGGGCGCAGCCCTGCGGCAGGCAGGACTAGGTCCACCTGCTCTTCTCCTGCTAGCCTTTCTTTCTGGGACAGCCGAGGAGATTTTTTTTCGGGGCCTCCTCCAAAGCCTCCTGATCTCTTGGCTGGGACCAGGAGGCCTTTTCCTCCAGGCCTTCCTCTTCGCCCTCCTCCACCCCGCCCCCAAGCGGGCCTTCGCCTACCCCCTGTACACGGGGGCGGCCGGGCTCCTCTTCGGCCTTAGCTACCTCCTCACGGGAAGCCTCCTCCCCGGCATCCTGGCCCACTTCCTCCACAACGCCCGGGGGTTTTACCAGCTTTGGCGGGAAGCCTAA
- a CDS encoding MBL fold metallo-hydrolase translates to MRNWKPLGNGVESLFLVTPLTWWINFGVYIYQYKGFQIDAGPLRTLRYRSRAEALFITHTHEDHAGGAARLSLPIFTGKEAAYLLQNPPALSLYRRLVWGTVKPVRAQAAERVGSFFILPTPGHSPDHVVIYDEEAGLVFGGDLFLSVRANVAPPGFDVEALMQSLRKVMELKPRRFFCAHAGDVANPLQALAAKLEFLEKTREQALKLKQKGFHVTEIRDRLFGGESPWALLSGGTMSRLRFVRALLKED, encoded by the coding sequence ATGCGGAACTGGAAACCCCTAGGCAATGGCGTAGAAAGTCTTTTTTTGGTTACACCTCTTACCTGGTGGATAAACTTTGGCGTGTATATTTACCAATACAAGGGATTCCAAATTGACGCTGGCCCCCTTCGCACCTTGCGTTATAGAAGTCGTGCGGAAGCCCTTTTCATCACCCACACCCATGAGGACCATGCTGGGGGAGCAGCCCGCCTTTCCCTGCCTATTTTCACCGGGAAAGAAGCAGCATACCTTTTACAAAATCCCCCTGCCCTCTCCCTATACCGGCGTCTGGTATGGGGAACGGTGAAACCCGTACGCGCCCAAGCTGCGGAGCGGGTAGGTTCTTTTTTCATCCTCCCCACGCCAGGACATTCGCCCGACCATGTGGTCATATACGACGAAGAGGCAGGGTTGGTCTTTGGGGGCGATCTTTTTCTTTCGGTGAGGGCCAACGTTGCTCCCCCCGGCTTTGATGTAGAAGCCCTCATGCAAAGCCTGCGGAAGGTGATGGAGCTTAAACCACGGCGCTTCTTCTGCGCCCATGCCGGGGATGTGGCAAATCCACTCCAGGCCTTAGCAGCAAAATTGGAGTTTCTAGAAAAAACCCGCGAACAGGCCCTTAAGCTAAAACAGAAGGGTTTTCATGTCACCGAAATCCGCGACCGCCTCTTTGGTGGAGAGAGCCCTTGGGCCCTTTTGTCTGGGGGGACAATGAGCCGCCTACGCTTCGTGCGTGCTCTGCTGAAGGAAGATTAG
- a CDS encoding metallophosphoesterase, with protein MRVYAIADPHLSRVHPKPMTVFGPAWQGHPEAFFRGWREVVGEGDLVLIPGDISWAMRLGEAIPDLLDLAALPGKKVLLKGNHDYWWPSISRLRAVLPEGMYALQNDALVLEGVAVAGTRGWQYPPPSPEDERIFAREVERLRLSLKDLEGKPYRHLVVAFHFPPFGPGGEATPLLELAAQAKPDAIVYGHLHGADPSKLPWAYQGIPLHLVSADALAFRPKKILEV; from the coding sequence ATGCGGGTCTATGCCATCGCCGACCCCCACCTTTCCCGCGTCCACCCCAAGCCCATGACCGTCTTCGGTCCCGCTTGGCAGGGGCACCCGGAGGCCTTTTTCCGGGGCTGGCGGGAGGTGGTGGGGGAAGGGGATCTGGTCCTCATCCCGGGGGACATCTCCTGGGCCATGCGCCTCGGCGAGGCCATTCCCGACCTCTTGGACCTCGCCGCTCTGCCGGGCAAAAAGGTGCTCCTCAAGGGCAACCATGACTACTGGTGGCCCTCCATCAGCCGCCTAAGGGCTGTCTTGCCTGAAGGGATGTACGCCCTGCAAAACGATGCCCTGGTCCTGGAGGGGGTGGCGGTGGCCGGGACCCGGGGCTGGCAGTACCCGCCTCCAAGCCCAGAGGACGAGAGGATCTTCGCCCGGGAGGTGGAAAGGCTTAGGCTCTCCCTCAAGGACCTCGAGGGCAAACCCTACCGGCACCTGGTGGTGGCCTTCCACTTTCCCCCTTTTGGTCCCGGGGGGGAGGCCACGCCGCTTCTGGAGCTCGCCGCCCAAGCCAAGCCGGACGCCATCGTCTACGGCCACCTTCATGGGGCGGACCCTAGCAAGCTTCCCTGGGCATACCAGGGGATTCCTCTCCACTTGGTTTCCGCCGACGCCTTAGCGTTCCGCCCCAAGAAGATCCTGGAAGTTTAG
- a CDS encoding regulatory protein RecX — translation MGESEALAYALRLLARRGLSRRRLQEKLLARFPEGEVEAALARLEELGYLDDRAFAETFVAARRKFGPAKLRHLLRAQGVAEEVVAEVLGGMGEEEVLEAALKALRRYPRRHDQAKAVRFLQGRGFPLSVALEAYRLVKEEQRG, via the coding sequence GTGGGGGAGTCGGAAGCCTTGGCCTATGCCCTCAGGCTCTTGGCCCGCCGGGGCCTGAGCCGGCGGCGCCTCCAAGAAAAGCTCCTCGCCCGCTTCCCCGAAGGGGAGGTGGAGGCGGCCTTGGCCCGGCTGGAGGAGTTAGGCTACCTGGATGACCGGGCCTTTGCGGAAACCTTCGTGGCCGCCCGGCGCAAGTTTGGCCCCGCCAAGCTCCGCCACCTGCTCCGGGCCCAGGGGGTGGCGGAGGAGGTGGTGGCGGAGGTGCTTGGGGGAATGGGGGAAGAAGAGGTCCTAGAGGCAGCCTTAAAGGCGCTTCGCCGCTACCCCCGCCGCCACGACCAGGCCAAGGCGGTGCGCTTCTTGCAAGGAAGGGGTTTCCCCCTTTCCGTGGCCCTCGAGGCCTACCGGCTTGTCAAGGAGGAGCAAAGGGGGTAA
- a CDS encoding type II toxin-antitoxin system RatA family toxin — MPEVHVERFILAPPEKVYALAKDLEGLKPFLKDVQTLRLLHQEANRTRTEWVGVAMGKKVRWIEEEEWDDAHLRNRFWSPEGDFDRYEGTWEFIREGEGTRVVLNITYELTIPIFGPLLRRLIHKLMQENAQSVLKGLEDRVLAS, encoded by the coding sequence ATGCCTGAGGTCCATGTTGAGCGCTTTATCCTGGCTCCTCCTGAGAAGGTATACGCCTTAGCCAAGGATCTGGAGGGCTTAAAGCCTTTTCTGAAAGACGTACAAACCCTTCGCCTTCTTCACCAAGAGGCAAACCGGACCCGGACGGAGTGGGTAGGGGTGGCGATGGGCAAGAAGGTCCGTTGGATTGAGGAGGAGGAATGGGATGACGCCCATCTCCGCAACCGCTTTTGGTCACCCGAAGGTGATTTTGACCGCTATGAGGGGACATGGGAATTTATTCGTGAGGGCGAGGGTACCAGGGTTGTTTTGAACATAACCTACGAGTTAACCATCCCTATTTTTGGTCCCCTCTTGCGCCGATTGATTCACAAGCTGATGCAGGAAAATGCGCAGTCCGTACTCAAGGGTCTGGAGGATCGGGTTTTGGCCAGCTAG